In Leptospira kanakyensis, a genomic segment contains:
- a CDS encoding LamG-like jellyroll fold domain-containing protein — protein sequence MKFLPKIFIISIILPLFACQFPSINRSFLETYTTFRFLQSNTLTYSVSFRVSGLMGSGLQIENGGDVVDVATNQSYTFSKKIQSGSPYNVTVKTQPSAPIQKCIVSSGSGTVLNGNIEGIQIVCGDALYLIYGTVTGILGNGLQVQNVTGAGTDVINVNSTSFSLPPIPAGETYNFSIISQPTNPSQTCTITTPAMTTGTMAAAHLPATINCNTNSFPVNAQVTGILGTLSVGNELKLTLDGSNTINVTSDGTFAFPGTYLSGGTFSIGIDNPGGIITTGVCSISTSSVTIANGAYTIPVNCSNAYLISGTVSSPGGTTTSILSNSVTLDLVNTGGTPFVSQQVTINAGVTNFTFPATIPGGSNYQIAVATSAPNQVCTITAGATHSGTVSDMGTAVVNCSLPTANFSPVTGSVFNDDGTVTLSTLIPGSEYRYTLGNGGQVDPTCSTGTMTTSTVPITDTNSGVIKAIHCKTGWVESQVVSSTYTLKVATPTPSLATGFLLNSGQTVSFSTTTTGTTWVCQEGAAGTPTDPVCGMTANTCSSGTAGNYVFPTPGSSQNVKARMCKVNYVGSDILNLNYQPNVYTVGGTISMLTIPFGVNTFVLQNNLGDDLTIAGNGTFTFNTAIPTGSNYSVTVLSSPQNPWQTCSVGNATGTVGSTAISNVSIICSVNQYNMSGNITSTVPLPLGLTVTNGIDSINVPGGSTSTPISFTTPVASGTAYDISITAEPPGYVCAIESNHSGTILGANITNVAVNCVAGYRYGNTITAKKPAPLQIHYYRGLVNTAAGQTTAGSTDATGTSATFSSIGGITFDGTRGFIVDSGNHKIRIFTPSTGAVTSLVGNGTPGNTAGSGAVSAFNFPRGITTDGTYLYVTEFTGNRIKRVLISSGFTETFAGDNSTLSPTNANVDSTDPTLARFASPTGIVFDDDKLYIADRNNSAIRIMKLRTKEVSTLTSGGDINQPEGITISGDYIYTTNLGTHNITKTHKNTGVTTILVGNTSTGFVDATGTNASFVMPHGITHDGIFLYVADYGNHRIRRVHMATGEVITIAGSGGTGLADGEGVNAIIDSPMYIANIGNILVFGTAHALRSLNASGLLAYYPLNGSVQNYVNSQTITAVGSPGFGLGRFGETTGAAATSTGNAGIAPLPAGSVNNITMTAWFQWDGTSPASSKVIVYNGTASANGHGLIITNENQLGILRGGNPLDPVPMNVIPGQWTHVAMTVDNNNVYRIYMNGNLVFQKQFSTNAPTGDFSIGVASLANFFPGRIADVRYYSKVLNEAEVNDLARNADSALVGNSYSSRPIELLMQYEMNGNLNPTGPVGGTLSMYGSFTGFAPGRDRSPGSSIRFIADNAGYANGAELGLPLGQHPRSVCVWVHPERYPVNGNDNSPIFSYGAPGGNSEFILSLFKNAGGSNVIRFGGLGSGEVFTTYSIPINQWSHICGTFDGTVGTVYNNGTVIAGPSNIAGLVTTTPGTGIYVGKVMTFATQNFAGKMADLRIYSKALDQKEVRLISAQIPVGLVARFDFNNNLQDVSGMGNQVTNMGVGLFTDRFGNAASAIITNGTNYINISTTDTHLPKIKKPRTICVNYKSNLTDPGTMVSYGQASTDNMISLGTANVGSKYLFSGYTNDVEGYYYNHQNVWHQLCGVFHGPTNGDLAMLYHNGVLLDTQIKNTWNTTPTAFTIGTRADLTTNFTGFIDDVLIYNRALSTNEIQALSGYDPRQVVSWSPTLGLSSLRLHLSADSLSNQGNGTPITTWHDRSGNAASFFNGPAAPTYNNVGYNDKPSVNFIGASSQYLYRGTALDLPFNNSTFFLAFSRTNVTDGPLLESAAGGVSYHLQSNRVHMTKLGFGDVGYSSPIFSGTLTPYLIAVEHLGATQFGLFSSGLSNGFTMNTAQTFTQNNVYLGTDASTTNYFSGHISEVIYYKTSLTSAGREIVFCYLSQKYNLSLAGSGILCE from the coding sequence ATGAAATTTCTGCCGAAAATATTCATTATTTCCATCATATTACCGCTGTTTGCTTGCCAATTCCCAAGTATCAATCGGTCATTTTTGGAAACCTACACGACTTTTCGTTTTTTACAATCCAACACCTTAACCTATTCTGTTTCTTTCCGTGTATCAGGTCTTATGGGATCCGGACTCCAAATTGAAAATGGCGGCGATGTCGTGGATGTCGCTACCAACCAATCCTATACCTTCTCCAAAAAAATCCAATCCGGTTCCCCTTACAACGTTACCGTGAAAACACAACCTTCCGCTCCCATCCAAAAATGCATTGTATCTTCAGGATCAGGAACCGTGTTAAACGGAAATATAGAAGGGATCCAAATTGTTTGTGGAGATGCACTTTATCTGATTTATGGAACGGTCACAGGGATTCTGGGGAATGGGCTCCAAGTACAAAATGTAACTGGTGCAGGCACTGACGTAATCAATGTCAATTCCACAAGTTTTTCTCTCCCACCCATCCCTGCTGGTGAAACTTATAATTTTAGCATCATAAGCCAACCCACTAATCCAAGCCAAACTTGTACGATCACAACACCGGCAATGACGACAGGAACTATGGCAGCAGCACACTTACCTGCTACTATCAATTGTAATACCAATTCCTTTCCCGTAAACGCACAAGTCACAGGGATTTTAGGTACTCTTTCTGTAGGGAACGAACTCAAACTGACGTTAGATGGTTCTAACACAATCAATGTAACTTCCGATGGAACCTTTGCCTTTCCTGGAACCTATTTGAGTGGGGGAACATTTTCCATTGGAATTGATAACCCAGGTGGTATCATCACCACGGGAGTTTGTTCGATCTCCACAAGTTCCGTCACAATTGCCAATGGAGCTTATACCATTCCTGTCAATTGTAGTAATGCCTATCTCATTAGCGGGACTGTTTCGAGCCCAGGGGGAACTACAACGAGTATCCTCAGTAATTCTGTAACTTTGGATTTGGTCAATACAGGGGGGACTCCCTTTGTATCCCAACAAGTCACGATCAATGCAGGAGTGACAAACTTTACCTTTCCCGCAACAATCCCGGGTGGATCCAATTACCAAATTGCGGTGGCTACTTCAGCACCTAACCAAGTATGTACGATTACCGCCGGTGCCACACATTCAGGGACTGTTTCCGATATGGGAACCGCCGTAGTGAATTGTAGTTTGCCTACTGCTAATTTTTCACCTGTCACTGGATCTGTTTTTAATGATGATGGAACGGTGACCCTCTCCACTCTCATCCCTGGTTCCGAGTATCGTTATACTTTAGGAAACGGAGGCCAAGTGGATCCCACCTGTTCTACAGGAACAATGACAACATCAACAGTTCCGATCACGGATACAAACTCCGGTGTCATCAAAGCCATCCATTGTAAAACGGGTTGGGTGGAATCTCAAGTTGTAAGTTCAACCTACACTTTGAAAGTTGCTACACCAACTCCTAGTTTGGCGACAGGTTTCCTATTGAACTCAGGCCAAACTGTGAGTTTTTCGACCACAACGACAGGAACCACATGGGTCTGCCAAGAAGGGGCCGCGGGAACTCCCACAGATCCCGTTTGTGGAATGACGGCAAATACTTGTTCTTCGGGAACAGCAGGGAACTATGTTTTCCCTACTCCTGGTTCTTCTCAAAATGTAAAGGCGCGAATGTGTAAAGTAAACTATGTGGGAAGTGATATCTTAAACCTAAACTACCAACCCAATGTGTACACAGTGGGTGGAACCATCAGTATGCTTACCATTCCTTTTGGAGTGAATACCTTTGTTTTACAAAATAATTTGGGTGATGATTTGACCATTGCGGGGAATGGAACATTTACCTTCAACACAGCCATTCCGACTGGTTCCAATTATTCTGTAACCGTTCTCTCTAGTCCACAAAACCCTTGGCAAACTTGTAGTGTAGGCAATGCAACTGGAACCGTTGGTTCGACGGCCATCAGCAATGTTTCCATCATCTGTTCGGTCAATCAGTATAACATGAGCGGGAACATCACAAGTACGGTTCCTTTACCTTTAGGCCTCACTGTTACCAATGGAATCGATTCCATCAATGTTCCTGGTGGCTCCACATCCACTCCCATTTCTTTTACCACTCCCGTTGCGAGTGGAACTGCTTATGACATTAGCATCACGGCAGAACCGCCGGGATATGTTTGTGCCATCGAGTCCAACCATTCGGGAACAATACTCGGAGCTAACATTACCAATGTGGCAGTGAACTGTGTTGCAGGATATCGGTATGGAAATACCATCACCGCAAAAAAACCAGCACCTTTGCAGATCCATTACTACCGGGGTCTGGTGAATACGGCAGCTGGACAAACTACAGCTGGATCCACAGATGCGACGGGAACCTCCGCGACGTTCTCCAGTATTGGTGGGATTACTTTTGATGGAACTAGAGGATTCATTGTTGATTCAGGAAATCATAAAATTCGAATCTTCACTCCTAGCACAGGTGCAGTGACATCCCTTGTAGGAAATGGAACTCCTGGCAATACAGCGGGATCAGGCGCTGTCAGTGCTTTCAATTTTCCAAGAGGAATCACAACCGATGGAACCTATCTTTATGTTACAGAGTTCACGGGAAATCGAATCAAAAGAGTTTTGATTAGCTCTGGTTTCACGGAAACATTTGCCGGAGACAATTCAACTCTTTCGCCGACCAATGCCAATGTGGATTCCACAGATCCTACACTCGCAAGGTTTGCTTCTCCTACAGGAATTGTTTTCGATGATGACAAACTATACATTGCTGACAGAAACAATTCAGCAATCCGCATCATGAAACTTAGAACCAAAGAAGTTTCAACACTCACGAGTGGTGGCGATATCAACCAACCAGAAGGAATTACAATTTCTGGTGATTATATTTATACAACCAACCTGGGAACTCATAACATTACAAAAACTCATAAAAACACTGGTGTCACCACAATCCTTGTTGGCAACACCAGTACTGGATTTGTTGATGCTACAGGAACTAACGCCAGCTTTGTGATGCCACATGGGATTACTCATGATGGTATTTTTTTATATGTAGCAGATTATGGAAACCATCGCATCAGACGTGTCCATATGGCAACGGGTGAGGTGATTACCATTGCAGGTTCCGGTGGGACTGGTCTTGCGGATGGGGAAGGTGTGAATGCAATCATCGACTCTCCGATGTACATTGCAAACATTGGAAATATTTTAGTATTTGGAACCGCACATGCACTTAGGTCTCTCAATGCCTCTGGACTCTTAGCCTATTACCCTCTGAATGGATCCGTTCAAAATTATGTAAATAGCCAAACCATCACTGCTGTGGGTAGTCCTGGATTTGGACTCGGCCGATTTGGAGAAACTACGGGAGCCGCAGCCACGTCCACAGGCAACGCAGGGATTGCACCTTTACCTGCCGGTTCAGTAAACAACATCACCATGACAGCTTGGTTTCAATGGGATGGAACAAGTCCTGCTTCCTCCAAGGTCATTGTTTATAATGGAACAGCCAGTGCCAACGGTCATGGACTCATTATCACGAACGAAAACCAACTCGGGATCCTTAGGGGAGGGAACCCTCTTGATCCTGTTCCTATGAATGTCATCCCTGGACAATGGACACACGTAGCCATGACAGTGGATAACAACAACGTTTACCGCATTTATATGAACGGTAATTTGGTGTTTCAAAAACAATTTTCAACCAACGCACCAACGGGAGATTTTTCCATCGGTGTTGCTTCTCTTGCCAATTTTTTTCCAGGACGGATTGCGGATGTTCGGTATTATTCCAAAGTATTAAATGAAGCGGAAGTGAATGACCTGGCTCGAAACGCTGATTCCGCCCTTGTTGGAAACTCTTATTCCTCACGGCCCATCGAACTCTTAATGCAATATGAAATGAACGGGAATTTGAATCCTACAGGCCCGGTAGGTGGAACCCTTTCCATGTATGGGAGTTTCACTGGATTTGCACCAGGTCGCGATAGAAGTCCGGGTTCTAGTATTCGATTTATAGCAGATAATGCAGGTTATGCGAATGGAGCAGAACTCGGATTACCATTGGGCCAACACCCAAGGAGTGTTTGTGTCTGGGTGCATCCAGAAAGATATCCAGTCAATGGAAATGATAACTCACCTATTTTTTCTTACGGGGCTCCTGGTGGCAATTCGGAGTTTATTCTTTCCTTATTTAAAAATGCTGGTGGATCCAATGTCATTCGATTTGGAGGTTTGGGAAGCGGTGAAGTATTTACAACATACTCAATCCCTATCAACCAATGGTCGCATATTTGTGGAACCTTTGATGGAACTGTCGGAACTGTTTACAACAATGGAACTGTGATCGCTGGCCCGTCCAATATCGCAGGTCTTGTCACAACAACTCCAGGAACAGGTATTTATGTTGGAAAAGTTATGACATTCGCAACTCAGAATTTTGCAGGTAAAATGGCTGATTTACGAATTTATTCCAAAGCCCTCGACCAAAAAGAAGTTAGGTTGATTTCTGCACAAATTCCTGTGGGCCTTGTCGCTCGTTTTGATTTTAATAATAACCTCCAAGATGTCAGTGGAATGGGCAACCAAGTGACCAATATGGGTGTAGGTCTTTTTACTGATCGATTTGGAAATGCAGCAAGCGCCATTATTACCAATGGAACTAACTATATAAATATTTCCACAACCGACACCCATTTGCCTAAAATCAAAAAACCACGTACTATTTGTGTGAATTATAAATCCAATTTAACAGACCCCGGCACAATGGTGAGTTATGGTCAGGCTAGTACCGATAATATGATTTCACTGGGTACGGCAAATGTTGGGAGTAAATACCTTTTTTCAGGATATACAAATGATGTAGAAGGATATTATTATAACCATCAAAATGTATGGCACCAACTTTGTGGTGTATTCCATGGGCCAACAAACGGTGACTTGGCGATGTTATACCACAATGGAGTTTTACTTGATACTCAAATTAAAAATACTTGGAATACAACACCAACTGCCTTCACAATTGGAACGAGAGCCGATCTCACCACTAATTTTACCGGATTCATTGACGATGTATTGATTTATAACCGAGCTTTAAGTACAAATGAAATCCAAGCCCTCTCCGGATATGATCCGAGACAAGTGGTTTCATGGTCACCTACATTAGGTCTTAGCAGTTTAAGACTCCACCTAAGTGCCGATAGTTTATCAAACCAAGGAAACGGCACACCCATTACTACATGGCATGATCGCAGTGGGAATGCGGCATCCTTTTTTAATGGACCCGCAGCGCCTACATACAACAATGTGGGCTACAATGACAAACCATCAGTCAACTTTATTGGTGCTAGTTCCCAGTATCTCTATAGAGGAACAGCCCTAGACCTTCCCTTCAACAACTCCACTTTCTTTTTGGCATTTAGCCGAACCAATGTTACCGATGGCCCGTTATTAGAATCAGCGGCTGGAGGTGTATCCTACCACTTACAAAGCAATCGGGTGCATATGACAAAACTAGGATTTGGTGATGTTGGTTATAGCAGTCCAATCTTTTCCGGGACACTCACTCCTTATTTAATTGCCGTTGAACACCTAGGAGCTACCCAATTCGGATTATTTTCCAGCGGACTCAGTAATGGATTCACAATGAACACGGCACAAACTTTTACGCAGAACAATGTCTATTTGGGAACTGATGCCTCAACCACTAACTATTTCTCTGGCCATATCAGCGAAGTCATTTATTATAAAACTAGTTTAACCAGTGCAGGCAGAGAAATTGTTTTTTGTTACTTGTCGCAAAAATACAATTTAAGTTTGGCTGGATCAGGAATTCTTTGCGAATGA
- a CDS encoding cysteine synthase A, translating into MKTNIRNGFIDTVGNTPLIRIHSLSEETGCEILGKAEFLNPGGSVKDRAALYIIEDAERKGLLKPGGTVVEGTAGNTGIGLTHICNAKGYKSVIVIPETQSKEKIEMLRTLGADVTLVPAVPYSDPGNYVRVSERIANETPNSVWANQFDNLANRNAHFETTGPEIWEQTQGKIDVWTASLGTGGTYAGTGLYFKSKNPNIKCIVADPHGSGIYSFVKTGQITIEGSSITEGIGQGRITKNMEGMPADDAIRIHDKEALRILNLVLKKDGLFMGGSVGINLAAAYQIAKDLGPGHTIVTVLCDSGAKYQSKIFNPEFLASKGLN; encoded by the coding sequence ATGAAAACAAATATTAGAAACGGATTTATTGATACTGTTGGGAACACCCCACTCATACGCATCCATTCACTTAGTGAAGAAACAGGATGTGAGATTTTAGGCAAAGCTGAGTTTTTAAATCCGGGTGGGTCTGTCAAAGATAGAGCCGCTTTGTACATCATAGAAGATGCCGAAAGGAAGGGACTCCTAAAGCCCGGTGGCACTGTAGTGGAAGGCACTGCTGGTAATACCGGAATTGGACTCACTCATATTTGTAATGCCAAAGGTTATAAATCAGTCATCGTTATCCCAGAAACCCAGTCCAAAGAAAAAATTGAAATGCTACGCACGTTAGGTGCCGATGTGACCCTCGTCCCTGCGGTTCCCTATTCTGATCCAGGAAACTATGTACGAGTCTCGGAACGAATTGCCAATGAAACTCCCAATTCTGTTTGGGCCAACCAGTTTGATAACTTAGCCAATAGGAATGCTCATTTTGAAACTACAGGGCCTGAGATTTGGGAACAAACCCAAGGCAAAATCGATGTTTGGACGGCTTCCCTCGGAACCGGGGGAACCTACGCGGGAACTGGCCTCTACTTCAAATCCAAAAATCCGAATATCAAATGCATTGTTGCCGATCCCCATGGGTCTGGAATTTATTCCTTTGTCAAAACAGGACAAATCACCATCGAAGGTTCATCCATCACCGAAGGGATTGGACAAGGTAGGATCACCAAAAATATGGAAGGGATGCCGGCTGACGACGCCATACGGATCCATGACAAAGAAGCCCTGCGGATTTTAAATTTGGTTTTAAAAAAAGATGGTTTGTTTATGGGCGGAAGTGTGGGGATAAACCTTGCTGCCGCTTACCAAATTGCCAAGGATTTAGGCCCAGGCCATACCATAGTCACCGTGTTATGTGACAGTGGAGCCAAATACCAGTCAAAAATTTTCAATCCTGAGTTTTTGGCTTCGAAAGGCCTCAATTAA
- a CDS encoding MFS transporter, producing the protein MLQTIRRWFAPAPSIPKKSEKEIQSLYPKFRFRVLESTFLGYTTYYLTRNNFSPVSKEIGEALSYSKADIGDILAVTAITYGIGKFLMGALSDRSNPRKFMAVGLFLTAILNFSFGFANHYWIHLFLWGANGLVQGMGWPPCGRSLGHWYSVRERGTTFAFWNIAHNIGGGLVGVVASHSALQFGWQYAFFVPGIIALVGSVYIFIRLVDTPQSEGLPPVEVYRNDYPPEEKENHEAELSTKQLIVEQVLLNKYIWLFAIINFFVYIIRYSLIDWGPTYLKETKGADLLGGGYSTLILEFGGIGSTILMGWVSDKFDGRRGMVSLLCIIPIFFAFLGILWNPPGNIMIDYILFGLIGLFIYPPVMLLGVAGMDFTSKKAVGTAAGFIGLFGSLGRTAQGKGLAILATNYSWDVALGAILVSTLIAILLLVFSWNLRPRG; encoded by the coding sequence ATGTTACAAACCATTCGCCGGTGGTTCGCTCCTGCTCCGTCCATACCCAAAAAGTCCGAAAAAGAAATCCAATCTCTATATCCGAAATTTCGTTTCAGAGTCTTGGAATCAACTTTTCTTGGTTATACGACCTACTACCTAACTCGAAATAACTTCTCTCCCGTATCCAAAGAAATAGGAGAAGCGTTATCTTATTCGAAAGCAGATATAGGTGACATCCTCGCAGTGACTGCCATCACTTATGGGATTGGAAAATTTTTAATGGGAGCACTCTCCGATCGTTCCAATCCAAGAAAGTTTATGGCTGTTGGTTTGTTTCTTACCGCCATTTTGAATTTTTCATTTGGATTTGCGAATCATTATTGGATTCATCTTTTTTTATGGGGAGCCAATGGTTTAGTGCAAGGAATGGGTTGGCCACCATGTGGACGTTCACTGGGTCATTGGTATTCAGTAAGAGAACGTGGAACTACGTTTGCATTTTGGAATATTGCACATAATATTGGAGGCGGGCTTGTCGGAGTGGTTGCTTCTCATTCGGCACTGCAGTTTGGTTGGCAATATGCCTTTTTTGTTCCGGGGATCATTGCCCTTGTTGGATCAGTTTATATATTCATTCGACTTGTTGACACACCACAATCTGAGGGTCTTCCTCCTGTCGAAGTATACCGAAATGATTACCCACCAGAAGAAAAAGAAAATCACGAAGCAGAACTTTCCACCAAACAATTGATTGTTGAGCAAGTTTTACTTAACAAATACATTTGGTTATTTGCAATTATTAACTTTTTTGTTTATATCATTCGTTATAGTTTGATCGATTGGGGCCCCACTTACTTAAAAGAAACAAAAGGGGCTGATCTTTTGGGTGGTGGATATTCCACACTCATTTTAGAATTTGGAGGAATTGGTTCCACAATCCTTATGGGCTGGGTATCCGATAAATTCGATGGGAGAAGGGGAATGGTAAGTTTACTTTGTATCATTCCTATTTTCTTTGCCTTTCTTGGAATTTTATGGAATCCACCCGGCAATATTATGATTGATTATATACTATTTGGTTTGATCGGACTTTTTATTTATCCACCTGTTATGTTGTTAGGTGTTGCTGGGATGGATTTTACTTCTAAAAAAGCGGTAGGTACTGCCGCGGGTTTTATTGGTCTTTTTGGATCTCTTGGACGAACAGCTCAAGGCAAAGGTCTTGCCATCCTTGCTACCAATTACTCTTGGGATGTGGCTCTCGGTGCCATTTTGGTATCAACATTGATTGCCATCTTACTTCTTGTTTTCAGTTGGAATTTACGACCACGTGGGTAA
- a CDS encoding SRPBCC family protein yields MTLGKKISIGIIGLIAIPLIVALFLPTGYQVERTIDIAKPASDVFDYIRMLKNQDQYSVWAKKDPSMKKIYTGVDGSVGFISRWESMDNEVGTGEQEIKMINVDALEMQTELRFIEPMEATEKSYMKVSSLDQKKSKVIWGFEGSIPYPSNLICLFMNFEELIGKDFEEGLSNLKVVLEK; encoded by the coding sequence ATGACACTCGGCAAAAAAATTTCTATAGGAATCATTGGCCTTATCGCCATCCCACTCATTGTTGCACTCTTTCTACCTACGGGGTACCAGGTGGAACGTACCATCGATATAGCCAAACCAGCTTCCGATGTATTTGATTATATTCGTATGTTAAAGAATCAAGACCAGTATAGTGTTTGGGCCAAAAAAGATCCGAGTATGAAGAAAATTTATACAGGAGTAGACGGCTCTGTTGGTTTTATTTCTCGTTGGGAAAGTATGGATAACGAAGTGGGAACGGGCGAACAGGAAATCAAAATGATCAACGTGGATGCCCTTGAGATGCAAACGGAACTTCGGTTCATCGAACCAATGGAAGCTACCGAAAAAAGTTATATGAAGGTCTCTTCATTGGACCAAAAAAAATCCAAAGTCATTTGGGGTTTTGAAGGTTCTATACCTTATCCCTCCAATTTGATTTGCCTTTTTATGAATTTTGAAGAATTAATTGGAAAAGACTTTGAAGAGGGACTATCCAACCTTAAAGTTGTCTTAGAAAAATAA
- a CDS encoding family 43 glycosylhydrolase, which translates to MNKQNIYWQLYQDDPILKPGFPSPILADPSFLFPENCPDGLWHLFAHNVLGVQEFLSEDGIQWKKRKTVVWNAMRPFIFFEDGTYYLYYEKYKFLHILMSWFPYRKWKSHIEVRTSKDLKSWSSPKTVISPKFPFHKDPKFGDSVSNPCLVKFGKKYRMYFSSSLVYIPDCGFCEPKHITVAESESPLGPFSYFSDPILSPNEMDPFCNLGAGSLKVIEWKGRYLGFQNGIFWNPVRKESCSAILFLQSDDGLNFERINQTPILGPTGRGWKASHVYACDVKYSEAEKIFILYFNARDKAHWSKGKEAIGLFVGKVEESNLSTKKSNKQIQKKKPNPKKKIAKPKSKVVKSKRK; encoded by the coding sequence TTGAACAAACAAAATATCTATTGGCAATTATACCAAGATGATCCAATTCTAAAACCCGGATTCCCATCCCCAATTTTGGCGGATCCGAGTTTTTTATTTCCTGAAAATTGTCCCGACGGCCTTTGGCACCTCTTTGCACACAATGTATTGGGAGTGCAAGAATTCCTCTCCGAAGATGGGATTCAATGGAAAAAAAGAAAAACTGTGGTGTGGAATGCCATGCGTCCCTTTATCTTTTTTGAAGACGGAACTTACTATCTCTATTACGAAAAATATAAATTTTTACATATCCTAATGTCTTGGTTTCCTTATCGGAAATGGAAGTCTCATATAGAAGTGCGAACGAGCAAAGACTTGAAGTCTTGGTCTTCTCCGAAAACTGTCATTTCACCAAAATTTCCTTTCCATAAAGATCCAAAATTTGGAGACTCAGTCAGTAATCCATGTTTGGTGAAGTTTGGCAAAAAGTACAGAATGTACTTTTCTTCTTCCTTGGTTTATATTCCTGATTGTGGTTTTTGTGAACCTAAACATATCACTGTAGCCGAATCCGAATCCCCACTCGGACCATTTTCTTATTTCTCAGATCCCATCCTTTCTCCCAATGAGATGGATCCATTTTGTAATCTCGGTGCAGGTTCCTTAAAGGTGATTGAATGGAAAGGTCGTTACCTTGGATTTCAAAATGGAATTTTTTGGAATCCAGTGAGGAAGGAATCTTGTTCTGCCATTCTCTTTTTACAAAGCGATGATGGTCTTAATTTTGAACGAATCAACCAAACACCGATTCTTGGGCCAACAGGACGAGGATGGAAGGCAAGCCATGTTTATGCTTGTGATGTAAAGTATTCGGAAGCCGAAAAAATCTTTATCCTGTATTTTAATGCGAGAGACAAGGCACATTGGTCCAAAGGAAAAGAAGCCATTGGTCTTTTTGTGGGTAAGGTGGAAGAATCAAATCTTTCTACTAAGAAATCCAACAAACAAATTCAAAAAAAGAAACCCAATCCAAAAAAGAAAATAGCAAAGCCAAAATCCAAAGTGGTTAAGTCTAAACGTAAATGA
- a CDS encoding pirin family protein: MTNSLKGHSKDLGDNFVIRRVLPAMEKRSVGPFVFFDHFGPVPVVTGEELVVRAHPHIGLATITFLYDGVITHRDSLKVEMDIRPNETNWMVAGSGIVHSERSKFDPKYEILEGIQTWIALPKEKEEIDPSFEHFSEKEMPVLSKDGLVFRLLGGSFLGLQSPATVHSPLFYADIEIKPEAGEVDWILSDKEEAGLYVSRGSIESNGESYAVGSMVLFEKGSTVKFKAKQNSRLMLLGGEPLTEKRNIFWNFVSTRQETIEKAKERWAKDEFPKVPGETDRIPLPN, from the coding sequence ATGACAAATTCACTCAAAGGACATTCCAAAGATTTAGGAGACAATTTCGTCATCCGCCGCGTTCTTCCTGCGATGGAAAAACGTTCGGTGGGACCTTTTGTTTTTTTTGATCACTTTGGCCCAGTGCCAGTTGTTACAGGTGAAGAACTTGTGGTTCGTGCCCATCCTCATATTGGTCTTGCTACCATTACTTTTTTATACGACGGGGTCATCACTCACCGGGATAGTTTAAAAGTGGAAATGGACATTCGTCCCAATGAAACCAATTGGATGGTGGCAGGTTCTGGAATCGTACACAGTGAACGCTCCAAATTTGATCCCAAATATGAAATATTAGAAGGTATACAAACATGGATTGCTCTTCCAAAAGAAAAAGAAGAAATAGATCCTAGTTTTGAACATTTTTCAGAAAAAGAAATGCCCGTTTTATCCAAAGATGGTTTGGTGTTTCGTCTGTTAGGTGGTAGTTTCCTTGGATTACAATCCCCGGCAACAGTCCATTCCCCTTTGTTTTATGCTGACATCGAAATCAAACCAGAAGCAGGTGAGGTAGATTGGATTCTGTCTGACAAAGAAGAGGCTGGACTCTACGTTTCTCGTGGTTCTATCGAATCCAATGGAGAATCCTACGCGGTAGGATCTATGGTTTTGTTTGAAAAAGGTTCAACTGTAAAATTTAAAGCCAAACAAAACAGCCGTTTGATGTTACTAGGAGGGGAACCCTTAACAGAAAAAAGAAATATATTTTGGAACTTTGTTTCTACAAGACAAGAAACAATTGAAAAAGCAAAGGAAAGATGGGCAAAAGATGAATTTCCAAAAGTTCCAGGAGAAACCGATCGAATTCCTTTGCCCAACTAA
- a CDS encoding LIC_10421 family protein: MKKIISLLLVLASTSVFALSELENLMIKEANSPESKQAARSYLNSIAKEKEANAVRHEKMAGNNGGKAISQAKFKEHCLSLAKEFRAEAEEYKKAADDLK; this comes from the coding sequence ATGAAAAAAATTATTTCCCTATTACTCGTGTTAGCATCTACATCTGTATTTGCTTTGTCTGAACTGGAAAACTTGATGATTAAAGAGGCAAATTCTCCAGAAAGTAAACAGGCAGCACGTTCCTACTTAAATTCAATTGCGAAAGAGAAGGAAGCCAATGCAGTAAGACACGAAAAAATGGCAGGGAACAATGGTGGAAAAGCAATCAGCCAAGCAAAGTTTAAAGAACATTGCCTGAGCCTTGCAAAAGAATTTCGAGCGGAAGCGGAAGAATACAAAAAAGCCGCAGATGATCTGAAATAA